One Paracoccaceae bacterium Fryx2 genomic region harbors:
- a CDS encoding type II toxin-antitoxin system VapC family toxin: MMTGLDTNVIVRFLMKDDAEQAALANTVLAKLTAAEPGFVCREVLVELVWVLQKIYRLPRTDIADAIEGLLGARELVVEAADHVAVAVDRLRKGGAGFADQMIALAGQGAGCDKTVTFDRQAAGLPGMSLLGVVSDH, encoded by the coding sequence ATGATGACAGGCCTCGACACCAATGTGATTGTCCGCTTCCTGATGAAGGACGACGCAGAGCAGGCGGCGCTGGCAAACACGGTTCTTGCCAAACTCACGGCGGCTGAACCCGGGTTCGTCTGCCGCGAGGTTCTGGTCGAGCTGGTCTGGGTCCTGCAGAAAATCTATCGCTTGCCGCGCACTGACATTGCCGACGCGATCGAGGGCCTGCTTGGCGCACGCGAACTGGTGGTTGAAGCGGCGGATCACGTCGCTGTGGCTGTGGACCGGTTGCGCAAAGGCGGTGCCGGCTTTGCAGATCAGATGATCGCGCTGGCAGGGCAGGGGGCCGGGTGCGACAAGACGGTCACCTTTGACCGCCAGGCGGCGGGCCTTCCCGGTATGTCGCTGTTGGGCGTTGTATCCGACCATTGA
- a CDS encoding ribbon-helix-helix domain-containing protein — MEHTMPQRAASEPITIRTAKVAEIDALAGAMDRSRNYIVNQAIEQYLEANTWQMERIRDGITAARDGKVAPAGEVFAGIAAKHGWSR, encoded by the coding sequence ATGGAGCACACCATGCCGCAGCGCGCAGCATCCGAACCAATCACCATCCGCACGGCCAAGGTGGCCGAGATCGACGCCTTGGCGGGCGCGATGGACCGTTCCCGCAACTACATCGTCAATCAGGCGATTGAGCAATATCTTGAAGCCAACACATGGCAGATGGAACGGATCAGGGACGGCATCACCGCAGCCCGTGATGGAAAGGTCGCGCCTGCGGGCGAGGTCTTTGCCGGGATAGCAGCGAAGCACGGCTGGTCACGTTGA
- the istB gene encoding IS21-like element helper ATPase IstB: MLTHPTHDRLLALGLTGIASALEEQRRSTAFDALSFEERLGLLVDREAAERDTKKLASRLKFAALRQDASVEDLDLRSPRGLDRSVMAHLADGGWIARHENLLITGPTGLGKSWIACALGHKACRDGRPVLYQRAPRMFEALALARGDGRHERILKTIARMDVLIIDDWGLAVLTAPERRDLLEILEDRHGRASTIVTSQLPVDQWHEAIGDPTLADAILDRLVHNAHRLTLSGESLRRRSAVTKKLDQIVQA, translated from the coding sequence ATGCTGACCCATCCCACCCACGACCGACTGTTGGCGCTCGGCCTGACCGGCATTGCATCGGCGCTCGAAGAACAACGCAGGTCAACCGCCTTCGACGCCCTCTCGTTCGAAGAGCGTCTCGGCCTGCTGGTCGACCGCGAGGCTGCAGAGCGCGACACCAAGAAACTGGCCTCCCGGCTCAAGTTTGCGGCTCTGCGCCAAGATGCCAGCGTCGAGGATCTGGACCTGCGCAGCCCACGTGGTCTTGACCGCAGTGTCATGGCGCATCTTGCCGATGGCGGCTGGATCGCCCGGCACGAGAACCTGCTGATAACCGGGCCGACCGGTTTGGGCAAAAGCTGGATCGCCTGCGCCCTTGGCCACAAGGCGTGCCGGGATGGGCGGCCCGTCCTCTATCAACGTGCGCCGCGCATGTTCGAGGCCCTTGCTCTGGCCCGTGGCGATGGCCGCCATGAACGCATCCTCAAAACCATCGCCCGCATGGATGTGCTGATCATTGACGATTGGGGCCTCGCCGTCCTCACCGCCCCGGAGCGCCGTGACCTGCTGGAAATCCTCGAAGACCGCCACGGCCGCGCTTCCACCATCGTCACAAGCCAACTCCCCGTTGACCAGTGGCACGAAGCCATCGGCGACCCAACGCTCGCAGATGCCATCCTCGACCGCCTCGTTCACAACGCACACCGCCTCACCCTCTCAGGTGAAAGCCTGCGCAGGCGCTCCGCCGTCACAAAAAAGCTTGACCAAATCGTTCAAGCCTGA
- a CDS encoding type II toxin-antitoxin system RelE/ParE family toxin, which produces MKSLVIAEPAARDLEGIVDYIALDDPGAAQRVYWGIVAAAEKLPEFPALGRPGRHPETRELSIPDFPYLIVYEVGPEAVTILAVFHTSRDLAKALRDRMHTEGQA; this is translated from the coding sequence TTGAAGTCGCTGGTCATTGCGGAACCTGCGGCCCGCGATCTTGAAGGGATCGTGGATTACATCGCTCTGGATGATCCCGGCGCTGCTCAGAGGGTGTATTGGGGAATCGTGGCTGCGGCCGAGAAACTGCCCGAGTTTCCGGCCTTGGGCCGTCCCGGACGCCATCCCGAAACGCGGGAACTCAGCATCCCGGATTTCCCCTACCTGATCGTCTACGAGGTTGGCCCGGAAGCGGTCACGATACTCGCCGTATTTCACACCTCCCGCGATCTGGCGAAGGCGTTGCGTGACAGGATGCACACGGAAGGACAAGCGTAG
- a CDS encoding HAD family hydrolase, which translates to MKLLVLDLDETLVHATEVPLSREPDFSLYGYCVYRRPCLDQFLQFCDAHFAVGVWSSAGDDYVQAMVREIFPNPAGLIMVWGASRTTMRRTHPGDHDGFGRPLPDFHHQKRLRKLTRFGWSIDDMLVVDDSPEKCRANFGNAIYPAPFFGDTNDDELKYLAGYLLSLRDRDRIRKIEKRGWRSSTFPMPW; encoded by the coding sequence ATGAAGCTGCTTGTCCTGGATCTGGATGAAACCCTTGTGCACGCAACCGAGGTCCCTCTTTCCAGAGAGCCCGATTTCAGTCTGTACGGCTACTGCGTGTATCGGCGCCCCTGTCTGGACCAGTTTCTGCAGTTCTGCGATGCCCACTTCGCCGTCGGTGTCTGGTCCTCGGCAGGAGATGACTACGTGCAGGCGATGGTTCGGGAAATCTTCCCGAACCCTGCGGGCCTGATCATGGTGTGGGGGGCCTCCAGAACAACCATGCGCCGGACACACCCCGGCGATCACGACGGGTTCGGGCGGCCGCTTCCTGACTTCCATCATCAAAAGCGGCTCCGGAAGTTGACGAGGTTCGGGTGGTCGATCGACGACATGCTGGTGGTGGATGACTCGCCCGAGAAATGCAGGGCCAACTTCGGCAACGCGATCTATCCTGCGCCGTTTTTCGGCGACACGAACGATGACGAACTGAAGTACCTGGCAGGATATCTGCTCAGCTTGCGCGACCGCGACCGTATCCGGAAGATCGAGAAGCGGGGATGGCGATCATCCACCTTCCCAATGCCGTGGTGA
- a CDS encoding type II toxin-antitoxin system prevent-host-death family antitoxin produces the protein MTAVEAKNSFGRLLEASLREPVTVTKNNREIAAMFSMEDVRALADSFLADPLKAEVASGKLKLIEAVMAQIDLNRRLEQSRKAIADGEGIVADAIYFAALRRRALSRIS, from the coding sequence ATGACCGCCGTCGAGGCGAAGAACTCCTTCGGGAGGCTTCTGGAGGCCAGCCTTCGGGAGCCGGTCACGGTGACGAAGAACAATCGCGAGATTGCGGCGATGTTCTCGATGGAGGACGTTCGCGCCCTGGCCGACAGCTTCCTGGCAGATCCCCTGAAGGCGGAGGTCGCGTCCGGCAAGCTCAAACTCATCGAGGCGGTGATGGCCCAGATCGACCTGAACAGGCGGCTTGAGCAGAGCCGCAAGGCGATTGCCGACGGGGAGGGGATCGTTGCGGACGCCATCTACTTTGCCGCGCTCCGCCGGCGCGCCCTGAGCCGCATTTCCTGA
- a CDS encoding type II toxin-antitoxin system PrlF family antitoxin has product MQESTVTIKGQTTLPRDVRQALGLNPGDRVRYMILDGGEVRIVRSRPVMALAGLLEGRSQHKATLEEIEEAIAEGAAESGMPT; this is encoded by the coding sequence ATGCAAGAATCCACCGTCACCATCAAAGGCCAGACAACCCTGCCAAGGGATGTCCGGCAGGCTTTGGGCCTGAACCCAGGCGACCGGGTGCGGTACATGATCCTTGACGGTGGCGAAGTGCGGATCGTGCGCAGTCGGCCCGTGATGGCATTGGCCGGTCTGTTGGAAGGCCGGTCGCAGCACAAGGCGACCCTTGAGGAGATCGAAGAGGCGATTGCCGAAGGTGCTGCGGAATCGGGCATGCCGACATGA
- a CDS encoding helix-turn-helix domain-containing protein — MAFRPVGSRLASHLLRQREALGTDTIPIGHTGALAETLGTSRQTLSTQINRLIREGVVARPDRRSLVLRDPERLTALSEVSAS, encoded by the coding sequence CTGGCATTTCGCCCGGTAGGCTCGCGGCTTGCAAGCCATCTGCTGAGACAGCGGGAGGCGCTGGGGACGGACACCATACCGATCGGGCACACCGGCGCTTTGGCCGAGACGCTTGGAACCTCTCGACAAACGCTGTCAACGCAGATCAACCGGCTCATCCGTGAGGGAGTGGTGGCACGTCCGGACCGGCGGTCGCTGGTTCTCCGGGATCCCGAGCGTTTGACGGCTCTCTCGGAAGTGTCAGCAAGCTGA
- the cowN gene encoding N(2)-fixation sustaining protein CowN, whose protein sequence is MQQLVPDRYKTFIGINCDTNAERMMRLLSDAMQRSDTPWVGYLTAKLAERARMGQDDLHFIGSQVNALRSFFEEIEDTAGQALLDHLEEHCC, encoded by the coding sequence ATGCAGCAGCTTGTCCCTGATCGCTACAAGACCTTCATAGGCATCAACTGCGATACGAACGCCGAACGAATGATGCGTCTATTGAGCGACGCGATGCAGCGAAGCGATACCCCCTGGGTCGGCTACCTCACCGCGAAGCTGGCGGAACGGGCGCGGATGGGTCAGGACGATCTGCACTTCATCGGCAGTCAGGTGAATGCGCTCCGCTCTTTTTTCGAGGAGATCGAGGATACGGCGGGGCAGGCGCTGCTCGACCATCTTGAAGAGCACTGCTGCTGA
- the istA gene encoding IS21 family transposase, translating to MAYKPINDQQLRLYMSDLRYHSQRTSAARAGFSERTARRFDANPTLPSNRKIVHGRTVADPLEGYWEGDILPLLERDSALQAVTLLRHLQGLHPLAFPDDRIRRTLERRVRQWRALNGPERDIIFRQTPEPGRMAQSDFTHAEELEVTIAGQLFPHLLYHFVMVYSRWEHVGVVLGGESFTALAENLQQALWSLGGAPQEHRTDSLSAAFRNLTADQRQDITTRYNAFVGHYGMEASRNNRGEAHENGAVESQNRHLKKAIEQALILRGSRDFASIEDYRRFIDILVARRNRQRAAATQVERAHLKPLPRRRTTDFTETVVPVTRTSGFLVKSIFYSAPSQLIGQRLRVHLYDDRLEAFLGSTLVVSHTRARGRGDGHRVHVINYHHVIHALRRKPQALWSSIYRDSLFPRTEYAEAWKVLQRDLPRRDACRRMVDLLFIAHDRACEAELAHLLAAELDAGRVPDPGPLASCLNPRQTALPRDVAVAHPSLDSFDALLGACA from the coding sequence TTGGCCTACAAACCCATCAACGACCAGCAATTGAGATTATACATGTCCGACCTCCGATATCACAGTCAGCGCACGTCGGCCGCCCGCGCCGGGTTCAGTGAGCGCACGGCCCGACGGTTCGATGCCAATCCGACGCTGCCCTCGAACCGCAAGATCGTTCACGGGCGCACGGTGGCCGATCCCCTCGAGGGTTATTGGGAGGGCGACATCCTTCCCTTGCTGGAGAGGGACAGCGCCTTGCAGGCCGTCACCCTGCTGCGCCACCTTCAGGGCCTGCACCCGCTGGCCTTCCCCGATGACCGCATCCGGCGCACCCTGGAACGGCGGGTGCGGCAGTGGCGGGCGCTGAACGGACCCGAGCGCGACATCATCTTCCGCCAGACGCCGGAGCCGGGCCGCATGGCCCAGTCTGACTTCACTCATGCCGAGGAGCTGGAGGTGACGATCGCGGGCCAGCTATTCCCGCATCTGCTTTACCACTTCGTCATGGTCTACAGCCGGTGGGAGCATGTCGGGGTGGTCCTGGGCGGGGAGAGCTTCACGGCCTTGGCCGAGAACCTGCAGCAGGCGCTCTGGTCGCTCGGCGGGGCACCACAGGAGCATCGCACCGACAGCCTCTCGGCCGCTTTCCGCAACCTGACGGCTGACCAGCGCCAGGATATCACCACGCGCTACAATGCCTTCGTCGGCCATTACGGCATGGAGGCCAGTCGCAACAACCGCGGCGAGGCTCATGAGAACGGCGCGGTGGAATCCCAGAACCGGCACCTCAAGAAAGCCATCGAACAGGCGCTGATCCTGCGCGGCAGCCGCGACTTCGCCAGCATTGAGGACTACCGCCGCTTCATCGACATTCTGGTGGCACGGCGCAACCGGCAGCGGGCGGCGGCCACGCAGGTGGAACGGGCGCATCTGAAGCCCCTGCCGCGCCGGCGCACCACCGACTTTACAGAGACCGTGGTTCCGGTCACCCGCACCAGCGGCTTTCTGGTCAAGAGCATCTTCTACAGCGCCCCGTCGCAGCTGATCGGGCAGCGCTTGCGGGTCCACCTTTACGACGATCGCCTTGAGGCCTTTCTCGGCAGCACCCTGGTCGTCAGCCATACAAGGGCGCGAGGTCGCGGCGATGGCCATCGCGTGCATGTCATCAACTACCATCACGTCATCCATGCGCTGCGGCGCAAACCGCAAGCCCTGTGGAGTTCGATCTACCGCGACAGCCTGTTCCCGCGAACCGAATACGCTGAGGCCTGGAAGGTGCTGCAGCGCGATCTGCCCCGCCGCGACGCCTGCCGCCGCATGGTCGACCTGCTGTTCATCGCCCACGACCGGGCCTGCGAGGCGGAACTGGCACATCTGCTGGCAGCAGAATTGGACGCGGGCCGGGTGCCCGATCCCGGACCTCTGGCATCCTGCCTGAACCCGCGGCAAACGGCGCTGCCGAGAGATGTTGCCGTCGCCCATCCCTCGCTCGACAGCTTCGATGCCCTTCTGGGAGCCTGCGCATGA
- a CDS encoding metallophosphoesterase, with the protein MSVHTIPYDSGLVALVGDLHYDNHDRAGLDPIESGGLSGLPWTRLDALIVTGDLANSPCVSWRPALRRLSRWIDPSRIYVLPGNHDYYGFGIDGDGDLRRHAAAEGMHFLQKTELIHGATRFLCVTLWTDFDLLGDPATAMREAGRRMNDYSRISMPDPQQATLLQEFQASRRRVSLTPEVVLKLHHNHRRWLEDRLIMLRDNHLGRCRQPPWPVGLNGRRACPSGGQPHRLD; encoded by the coding sequence ATGTCTGTTCATACCATCCCGTACGACAGCGGCCTGGTGGCCCTGGTCGGTGACCTCCACTACGACAACCATGACCGGGCGGGCCTGGATCCGATCGAGTCCGGTGGTCTGTCGGGGTTGCCCTGGACCAGGCTCGATGCCCTGATCGTCACGGGCGATCTGGCCAATTCCCCATGCGTCAGCTGGCGGCCGGCGCTGCGCCGGCTGTCCCGGTGGATCGACCCCTCACGGATTTACGTCCTGCCGGGCAATCATGATTACTACGGCTTCGGGATCGACGGCGATGGCGATCTGCGCCGCCACGCCGCTGCGGAAGGCATGCATTTCCTCCAGAAAACCGAGCTGATCCATGGCGCGACGCGGTTCCTGTGCGTCACGCTCTGGACCGATTTTGACCTGCTGGGTGACCCCGCAACCGCGATGCGGGAGGCGGGACGCCGGATGAACGACTATTCCCGAATTTCGATGCCAGACCCGCAGCAGGCAACCCTCTTGCAGGAGTTTCAGGCCAGCCGCCGCCGGGTGTCCCTCACTCCGGAGGTGGTGCTGAAGCTCCATCACAATCATCGCCGTTGGCTCGAGGACCGTCTGATCATGTTGCGCGACAACCATCTTGGCCGGTGCCGGCAACCACCTTGGCCGGTGGGGCTGAACGGAAGACGGGCATGCCCGTCTGGAGGGCAGCCCCACCGGCTTGATTGA
- the modD gene encoding ModD protein — protein MFLIDDQALLALIREDVPFGDLTTRSLGFDRSRGHLVMAARDPMTLCAVEEAGRIFELLGCAVDLAAASGEARARGDMILGAAGPAEALFAGWKVAQVLVEWAAGLATATRELVDAAVAVRLGVVVACTRKAVPGTRTLALKAVTAGGATIHRAGLSDTVLVFPEHRAFAPGCLKGQLMRLRSACPERHIVVEVTCHEDALRAAEWGADVVQLEKFVPDAVAHVVADLSGSPARVAAAGGITTANAAEYAATGAHVLVTSSPYHARPRDVTVVLEPA, from the coding sequence ATGTTCCTCATCGACGACCAGGCACTGCTCGCGCTGATCCGCGAGGACGTCCCGTTCGGCGACCTCACCACGCGCTCTCTCGGCTTCGACCGGTCGCGCGGGCACCTCGTGATGGCGGCGCGCGACCCGATGACCCTTTGCGCGGTCGAGGAGGCGGGGCGGATCTTCGAGCTTCTGGGCTGCGCGGTCGATCTCGCCGCCGCCTCTGGCGAGGCGCGCGCGCGTGGCGACATGATCCTCGGGGCAGCAGGGCCCGCCGAGGCGCTCTTTGCCGGCTGGAAGGTGGCGCAGGTGCTGGTGGAATGGGCCGCGGGTCTCGCCACCGCGACGCGCGAGCTTGTCGATGCGGCGGTCGCTGTCAGGCTTGGGGTGGTCGTGGCCTGCACGCGCAAGGCCGTGCCAGGCACGCGGACGCTGGCGCTCAAGGCGGTGACGGCGGGCGGTGCCACGATCCATCGCGCGGGCCTGTCGGACACGGTGCTTGTCTTCCCCGAGCACCGCGCCTTCGCGCCCGGCTGCCTGAAGGGCCAGCTCATGCGGCTGCGCAGCGCTTGCCCCGAAAGGCACATCGTCGTCGAGGTCACCTGTCACGAGGATGCGCTGCGGGCAGCGGAATGGGGCGCGGACGTGGTGCAGCTCGAGAAGTTCGTGCCCGATGCGGTGGCGCACGTGGTTGCCGACCTGTCGGGCTCGCCAGCTCGTGTCGCAGCCGCCGGAGGCATCACGACTGCCAATGCGGCCGAATATGCGGCGACCGGTGCGCATGTGCTCGTCACCTCGTCGCCCTACCACGCCCGGCCGCGCGACGTCACGGTGGTGCTAGAGCCCGCCTGA
- the istB gene encoding IS21-like element helper ATPase IstB, with amino-acid sequence MTSREIDIHTLPGMLTALRLPSFHKLWTEIATRADAEGWPAARFLAVLAEYELAERDMRRIQRHMNEAQLPAGKTLATFDFKALPTLPRARIEALAAGDWLEGGGNLIAIGNSGTGKTHILCAIGHALIERGHRVFYTRTSDLVQRLQAARRDLVLEAALAKLDKFDLIILDDITYAHKDQAETGVLFELIARRYEYRSIAIAANQPFSGWDQIFPDKAMTVAAIDRLVHHAAILEMNAESFRQRAAASNKEALSRPPTTTIADNKDKGEG; translated from the coding sequence ATGACCTCCCGCGAGATCGACATCCACACGCTGCCAGGCATGCTGACCGCGCTGCGCCTGCCCAGCTTCCACAAACTCTGGACCGAGATTGCCACCCGCGCCGATGCCGAAGGCTGGCCCGCTGCCCGCTTTCTGGCCGTCCTCGCGGAATACGAACTGGCCGAGCGCGACATGCGCCGCATTCAGCGCCACATGAACGAGGCACAGCTACCGGCTGGCAAGACGCTGGCGACCTTCGACTTCAAGGCGCTGCCAACCCTGCCGCGCGCCCGGATCGAGGCCTTGGCGGCCGGCGACTGGCTGGAGGGTGGCGGCAATCTGATCGCCATCGGCAATTCCGGCACGGGCAAGACGCACATTCTCTGCGCGATAGGCCATGCCCTGATCGAGCGGGGACACCGCGTGTTCTATACCCGCACCAGCGATCTGGTGCAGCGACTTCAGGCCGCCCGCCGCGATCTGGTGCTCGAAGCCGCGCTCGCCAAGCTCGACAAGTTCGACCTGATCATCCTCGACGACATCACCTACGCCCACAAGGATCAGGCCGAAACCGGCGTGCTCTTCGAACTGATCGCCCGGCGCTACGAATACCGCAGCATCGCCATCGCCGCCAACCAGCCCTTCAGCGGCTGGGACCAGATCTTCCCGGACAAGGCGATGACCGTCGCGGCCATCGACCGGCTGGTTCATCACGCAGCGATCCTGGAGATGAATGCCGAAAGCTTCCGCCAGCGCGCGGCCGCCTCCAACAAAGAGGCGCTGAGCAGACCGCCAACGACAACCATCGCCGACAACAAGGACAAAGGAGAAGGCTGA
- a CDS encoding metallophosphoesterase produces the protein MAHFYTADLHLNHSAIIRFCNRPFADAKVMDQTILQNFESQVGWDDDLWIVGDFGFGGGMHRAYLERCFQRLPGRKHLIVGNHDKPWVRTLGWASVHDIVSVTDGDRRFLLCHYPMITRDHARRGAVQVFGHVHNNWLGSRNAVNVGVDVWNFRPVQAADILRRARTLPVNRHWSDVEPGSATGTAEEDASGTDPGPRPRR, from the coding sequence ATGGCCCATTTCTACACTGCCGACCTGCACCTGAACCACAGCGCGATCATCCGTTTCTGCAACCGCCCGTTCGCCGATGCGAAGGTTATGGATCAGACCATCCTGCAAAACTTCGAGTCACAGGTCGGGTGGGACGATGACCTCTGGATCGTCGGGGATTTCGGGTTTGGCGGCGGGATGCACCGCGCGTACCTCGAGCGCTGCTTCCAGCGCCTCCCCGGCCGGAAACACCTGATCGTCGGCAATCACGACAAGCCTTGGGTCCGTACCCTGGGCTGGGCATCGGTGCACGACATCGTGTCGGTGACGGACGGGGACCGGCGGTTTCTGCTGTGCCACTACCCGATGATCACCCGGGACCACGCGCGGCGCGGGGCTGTTCAGGTGTTCGGCCATGTCCACAACAACTGGCTGGGCAGCCGGAATGCCGTCAACGTCGGGGTCGATGTGTGGAATTTCCGACCCGTGCAGGCCGCAGACATCCTGCGCCGGGCCAGAACGCTGCCCGTCAACAGGCATTGGTCCGACGTGGAGCCCGGCAGCGCCACCGGCACCGCAGAAGAGGATGCGTCGGGGACGGACCCCGGCCCTCGGCCCCGCAGATAA
- a CDS encoding sulfite exporter TauE/SafE family protein, protein MRPMTATRSPAAFAAGGVIGTLGGLIGLGGAEFRLPVLIALFGFPALEAVILNKAMSLIVVATALPFRAGTVPFADLAAHWPVILNLLAGSLAGAWLGAGWATRLRTATLYRVIAALMVVIAVVLVAGHGVTTGAPLLEGAPQMVAGVLAGLAIGIVASLMGVAGGELLIPTLVILFGADIKLAGSLSLAVSLPTMLVGFARYSQDQSFATLGRNRRFVLVMAAGSVLGTFIGGLLLGIVPEAVLLPGLAAILLVSAWKVWRHK, encoded by the coding sequence ATGCGCCCCATGACCGCCACCCGCAGCCCCGCCGCCTTTGCCGCAGGAGGCGTCATCGGCACCCTCGGCGGCCTGATCGGACTGGGCGGCGCCGAGTTCCGCCTGCCGGTCCTGATCGCGCTTTTCGGCTTTCCGGCGCTGGAGGCGGTGATCCTGAACAAGGCCATGAGCCTGATCGTGGTCGCGACCGCCCTTCCGTTCCGCGCCGGGACCGTCCCCTTCGCGGATCTTGCCGCCCACTGGCCGGTGATCCTGAACCTGCTCGCCGGCAGCCTTGCCGGGGCGTGGCTCGGGGCGGGATGGGCGACGCGGCTGCGCACGGCGACGCTCTACCGTGTGATCGCAGCGCTGATGGTGGTGATCGCGGTGGTCCTTGTGGCAGGGCACGGGGTCACGACTGGCGCGCCGCTTCTCGAAGGCGCGCCGCAGATGGTGGCGGGCGTGCTGGCCGGGCTGGCGATCGGCATCGTCGCCTCGCTGATGGGCGTGGCGGGAGGCGAGCTTCTGATCCCGACGCTGGTGATCCTGTTCGGTGCCGACATCAAGCTGGCCGGCAGCCTGTCGCTGGCGGTCAGCCTGCCGACGATGCTGGTGGGCTTCGCCCGCTACAGCCAGGACCAGAGCTTCGCCACCCTCGGCCGCAACCGCCGCTTCGTGCTGGTCATGGCGGCGGGTTCGGTGCTGGGCACCTTCATTGGCGGGTTGCTTCTCGGCATCGTTCCCGAGGCGGTGCTGCTGCCGGGGCTGGCAGCCATCCTGCTCGTCTCGGCCTGGAAGGTCTGGCGGCACAAGTGA
- the istA gene encoding IS21 family transposase yields MPTGRLNMRRIRDVLRLKLGQGLSERSIAASLGLSKGSVGSYTQRARHAGLTWPLPEGIDDDSLELLLFPAPPTVPDAERLVPDWAEIDRELRRPGVTRMLLWEEYRAAHPGGFAYTWFCTHYEAWKGRVRPTMRQTHVGGEKVFVDFAGDTIDVIDPTTGEARAMKLFVAAMGASNHTYAEAVASEGLEDWILAHIRMFAFLGGVPKAVVPDNLKSAVIKADRFDPGLNRTYAEMAAHYGTAVLPARPRKPRDKAKVEVAVQVAQRWILARLRNHRFFSLAELNVAIRRLLDELNMRVMRGYGASRADLFATLDRPNLQPLPPEPYVFARWKRARVAPDYHVEVDSSWYSVPFALIKQEVDVRTSGQTVEIFHRGQRVASHVRTPGRRSHVTVADHMPSAHRRFAEWTPARMLAQATKTGPAVAAFCEMVMADRPHPEQGFRTCLGVLALVKTYGPERVDAACQRGVTIRARTVTSIRSILKTGLDRAFLEGSEEVAPLQHANIRGGSYYH; encoded by the coding sequence ATGCCGACAGGACGATTGAACATGCGCCGGATACGAGATGTTTTGCGATTGAAGCTTGGGCAAGGCCTGAGCGAGCGGTCCATTGCCGCTTCCCTCGGTCTGAGCAAGGGGAGCGTCGGAAGCTACACCCAACGGGCGCGTCATGCCGGGCTCACGTGGCCCTTGCCGGAGGGGATCGATGACGACAGCCTTGAACTTCTTTTGTTTCCAGCCCCGCCCACGGTGCCGGACGCGGAGCGGCTTGTGCCCGACTGGGCGGAGATTGACCGCGAGTTGCGCCGCCCTGGGGTGACGCGGATGCTGCTCTGGGAAGAATACCGTGCCGCGCACCCCGGGGGTTTTGCCTATACTTGGTTTTGCACGCATTACGAGGCTTGGAAGGGTCGGGTGCGCCCGACGATGCGCCAGACACATGTGGGCGGCGAGAAGGTGTTCGTTGACTTTGCCGGCGACACCATCGACGTGATCGACCCCACGACCGGCGAAGCGCGGGCCATGAAGCTGTTCGTGGCGGCAATGGGGGCATCGAATCACACCTATGCCGAGGCGGTGGCATCGGAGGGGTTGGAAGATTGGATCCTCGCGCATATCCGGATGTTCGCCTTTCTGGGCGGCGTGCCAAAGGCGGTGGTTCCGGACAATCTGAAGTCCGCCGTGATCAAGGCAGACCGGTTTGATCCGGGGCTGAACCGGACCTATGCCGAGATGGCGGCGCATTATGGCACCGCCGTTCTGCCCGCCCGGCCGCGCAAACCCCGGGACAAGGCGAAGGTGGAAGTGGCTGTCCAAGTGGCACAACGCTGGATTCTGGCGCGGCTGCGGAACCACCGGTTCTTCTCATTGGCCGAGTTGAACGTGGCGATCCGGCGGCTGCTGGACGAGTTGAACATGCGCGTGATGCGCGGCTATGGCGCCAGCCGCGCCGATCTGTTTGCCACTTTGGATCGGCCCAATCTTCAGCCCCTACCGCCCGAACCTTATGTCTTCGCCCGCTGGAAGCGCGCCCGCGTGGCACCCGACTATCACGTTGAGGTCGACAGCTCATGGTATTCCGTGCCCTTCGCGCTGATCAAACAAGAGGTCGATGTTCGCACAAGCGGCCAGACGGTCGAGATATTCCATCGTGGTCAGAGGGTTGCGAGCCACGTGCGCACCCCGGGGCGGCGCAGCCATGTCACCGTGGCCGACCATATGCCATCGGCCCATCGTCGCTTTGCCGAATGGACCCCGGCCAGAATGCTGGCGCAGGCAACCAAGACCGGCCCCGCCGTCGCCGCCTTTTGCGAGATGGTGATGGCTGACCGCCCCCATCCTGAACAGGGGTTCCGCACCTGCCTGGGTGTGCTGGCCTTGGTCAAAACCTATGGGCCGGAGCGCGTTGATGCGGCCTGCCAGCGGGGTGTGACCATCCGGGCCCGCACCGTCACCTCCATTCGTTCGATCCTCAAGACCGGCCTCGATCGCGCCTTCCTGGAAGGCTCCGAAGAGGTCGCCCCCCTCCAGCACGCCAACATTCGTGGCGGCAGCTATTACCATTGA